GTTCGACATCTGTTTTGTCTGTAGTCCCACTAAACAAAGCGGCAGGATTTTTAAAAAATAATACGTCTTTACCCGATGTTACCGCGAATAAGCCCTTATTGGGTGCATAAGATACGGGACCCAGTTGTGTTCTTCCTTTGATATAGACTTTCATCATTGGCTTGAATTTATCTGATTCAATAATTGTATCACGCGCCTGATTAATCAATTGTTGTTGAAGATTGGCATAAACAGCAAATCCACTTCCCTTACCTGAGCCGTCACTATTAAAACCTATAACTACTAACTTATCATTGTTATCGCTGCCATTGAGCAGGGTCAGCGAACTCGGAACAACAGTTCCCAGATTTATCTGCTTGTCAATAATAGGTGCTCCACCCTTGGAGCCGACCTTCCCAGAAGGTGTACTAATGGCATACAACATGGAGCTACCGGCTCCACGGTTTGTCACGGCTAAAAGAAACGGAATCGTTGTCGCTGAAGTAGCACTATTTTGTTGCGAAAACGTGTAGTAGGCCAAGCCCATGACATTCGTAAAACCACGGTATCCAATTGCGCCTGAATTACCAGGAATCCCATAGATATCATTTGCAAATGGAATAACTTGTAAAAATGTATCCTGCGGTGTAATACTTGCCTGGAAGACGGCCTTAGCATTCGCATCAAAGAGAATCGGCCCGCCCCCTTTAGCCGGAGATAGGTATTGATAGATATTATCCAAATTGTTGGTGTCTGCTGGATCAACAATCATCATATTCTTCAGGGAAGAATTATTCGGATCATAATCCAAAAAAGAAATATACAATCTTGATATCTGCGTGATGCGTCCTTCGTTTGTTGGTTCATCATCCAATTTCTTACAGGAAACAAAACCTATCATACTGATGAATACTATGATAATACAGGCTTGAAACGAAAATTTCATATTTTTTTATTAAAAATAGTGTATTGCGTTAAACATACAAATCTACTAATATATGTAGAATATAAATGAATTTATATGATTCTTTTAAGGGCAACCCCTTCAAAGTAAAACGGAAATATTTGTCAATTCGCTACTTTTTGATTAAAATTGCCTTTGTTTTTGTTAGGATATACGATTATGGAAAATAAGGAATTTGTAAGGGAGAAATTAACGTTACCTGGAGAAGGCAAGAAATTACTTTTACACTCCTGCTGTGCTCCTTGTTCTGGAGAAGTAATGGAAGCACTCATTGCTTCAGATATCGATTTCACGATTTATTTTTACAATCCAAACATTCATCCACGCAAAGAATATGATTTACGCAAAGAGGAGAACATTCGATTTGCCGAAAAACATCATATTCCTTTTATTGATGCAGATTATGACGTAGACCATTGGTTTGATTTAGCCAAGGGGATGGAACAAGAGCCTGAGAGAGGCATTCGCTGCACGATGTGTTTCGATATGCGTTTTGAAAAAACAGCGGAATATGCATCAGCGAATGGCTTTGATGTGATTTCAAGTTCATTGGGCATTTCTCGCTGGAAAAATATGGAGCAAATCAACGATTGCGGTTTACGTGCGGCTTCTCGCCATGAAGGTATGGAATATTGGACCTTCAACTGGCGTAAGAAAGGTGGTTCGGCCCGTATGTTGGAAGTCTCCAAGAAGGAGAAATTCTATATGCAGGAGTATTGCGGCTGCGCTTATTCGCTGCGCGACACGAATAAATGGCGCATGGCAAATGGGCGCGAAAAGATAGAGTTAGGCAAAAATTATTATGAATAAGCCCTATCATTGGTAGTTATAAAGCTTGGTCTTAGAATATTTAAAAAAAATATTTCGATCCTAATGATTTTATACATACCTTTGCAGGCTCAAATGCAAGATTGTGAAACATCTAAAACAATATAGAATTCCCTTTTCGGGGCTCAACGCTGGAAAGCACAATTTTGAGTTTGACATTAATAAAAAGTTCTTTGACTGCTACGAACATTCGATTGTAAAAGATGGCAATCTGAAAGCAGAAGTTGAGTTGCAAAAACAGGAGAACCTGTTGATATTGCATTTTGATATCCAAGGTGAAATTCTGTTGACTTGTGATACCTGCTTAAAAGAGTTTATGTCACCGATTTCAATTCAAGAGCGGATATTAGTCAAATTCACGGATGAAGATTGGACAGATAATACTGAAGAGGTATTGATCTTATCCAAAAGCGACCATGAGTTGGATATAGCTGAGCTATTGTATGAATACATTAATTTAGCTGTTCCCTATATCGTCAAATGTGAAGAGCAGGGAGAAGGCATACAATGTGATCCTGAGATGCTCGCATTATTCACAAGCGAGCCAGAATCAGAGGAACAAAAAGAAGAAGAAATTATCGACCCACGTTGGGAAGCATTGAGAAATATTAAAAATAACTAAAACAAGAATACGAGATGGCACATCCAAAACGTAAGACTTCTAAATCAAGAAGAGACAAAAGAAGAACACATTATAAAGCTGAAGCTCCAAGCTTGACAGTATGTAAAGAAACTGGCGCAGTTCATTTACCTCACCGTGCATATACTGTAGACGGAAATTTGTACTACAACGGTAAATTGATCATTGAAAATACAGCTGTTGTCTAAGGTAAACCTTTCATAACGCCAAAACATCCCAGACAAGCACTATTTTAGGAATTTGCTTTACTTTGGGATGTTTTTTGCGTATTATTGATTTACTAAATAATAACGGATGAAGATTGGTTTAGATATTTTAGGAGGAGATTATGCTCCTAAAGCAACGATAACAGGTGCTATTGAAGCACAAAAGCAGCTTACTGGAGACCAAAAAATAGTCCTTTTTGGTAAAACTGAAGAGACAAAACAATTAATCAATCAAGCCGGAGGGAATTCATCTGACTTTGAATATGTTGAGGCTCCAGAAATCATTGCAATGGGTGAACATCCAACCAAAGCAATAACTCAAAAACCCAACTCAAGTATTGCGAAGGGATTTGACTATTTAAAAAACAAAGAAATCGACTCATTCGCTTCTGCTGGTAACACCGGCGCTATGCTCGTGGGCTCGATGTTCAGCGTTAAAGCTATCCCAGGCGTACTGCGTCCTGCTATAGCATCCATCGTTCCCAAATTGAAATCAGGCTTCGGGATCTTATTGGACGTCGGCGCAAATGCGGACTGTAAACCAGAGATGTTGAACCAATTTGCAATCTTGGGAAGTGTCTTTGCCGAACATGTGTTTAATGTATCCAACCCTAAAGTCGGATTATTAAATATCGGAGAAGAAGAAGAAAAAGGAAACATCCTAACAACCTCTACCTACCCCCTACTAAAAGCCAACGACAAAATTAACTTTATCGGAAATGCAGAAGGTCGCGACCTGTTCAGTGACCATGCAGACGTATATGTCTGTGATGGATTTACAGGAAACGTCGTCTTGAAACTTGCAGAATCATTTTATGTAGTAACGTTGAAAAAGGGTTTTAAAGATGATTTTTTCGACCGATTCAACTACGAACAGTACGGCGGTAGCCCCATCCTGGGAGTGAATGCTCCTGTCATTATTGGCCACGGTATTTCGACACCTGAGGCCATTAAAAATATGGTTTTATTTTCAAGAGATATGATCGAGTCTAAGTTCATTGACAGCATCAGATCTATTTTCAATTAGAATATTTATGTCAAAGATTCACGCCGCAATTACGGCTGTAAATGGTTACGTTCCAGATTACATCCTAACCAACAAAGAATTGGAAACAATGGTCGACACTAACGACGAGTGGATCGTTTCCAGAACGGGAATCAAAGAGCGTCGCATATTAAAAGGCGAAGGGCTTGCTACTTCAGATCTTGCTGTACCTGCGGTTCAAGGTTTATTGAAAAAAAGAGGCATAGCTGCTACAGATATCGATCTTATCATCTTTTGTACCAGTACTCCAGATATGCTGTTCCCTGCCACAGCTAATATCCTTGCCGATAAAATTGGAGCGACCAATGCTTGGGGATTTGATCTTCAGGCTGCATGCTCAGGATTCTTGTTCGGCTTGAATACGGCAACGCAATTTATCATTGCTGGTACACACAAAAAAGTACTCGTTGTCGGTGCAGACAAAATGTCTTCGGTCATCAATTATCAAGACCGCAATACCTGTATCCTATTTGGTGATGGTTGTGGTTGTGTACTACTGGAACCTAATGAAGAAGGGATGGGTATACAAGATGCTATTTTAAAAACCGATGGTTCTGGGGGACAATTTTTGAATATCAAAGGTGGAGGTTCACTTAACCCTGCGTCACATGCAACGGTAGATGCAGGATTGCACTATGCCTATCAGGAAGGCCGTACTGTATTTAAATTTGCGGTAACCAATATGGCAGATGTTGCGCACGAAGTGATGGTCAAAAACAATCTTAAATCGGAAGATATCGCTTGGTTGGTACCTCATCAGGCCAATAAACGTATCATTGATGCTACAGCAGAGCGCGTGGGACTGCCGGATGAGAAGGTCATGGTGAACATTCAAAAATATGGTAACACAACGAGTGGTACAATCCCTTTGTGTTTATGGGAATGGGAATCGCAATTGAAGAAAGGAGATAATCTTATCCTTGCCGCTTTCGGCGGTGGTTTCACTTGGGGATCCATCTATTTAAAATGGGCGTATTAATTGTCCATTTTATGGTATAATTTATTACTTTTGACAGTTAGAATTTTTTAGAAACAAACAAAACCTAGAATACTATGGGTATGGATATCAAACAAATTCAGGACTTGATTAAATTCGTTTCAAAATCAGGTGTGAATGAAGTCTCGATTGAAGAGCAAGATTTTAAAATTACAATAAAAACAAATCAAGAGCCTACGTATGTGACAGCTTCTGTTCCTGCTGTTGCCCCTATCGCTGCTCCTCAAGTTGCGCAAGCGGCGGCACAAGCTCCTGTAGCTAGTCCTGCAGCGCCAGCTACAAATGCAGATGCAAACTTGATTACAATCAAATCACCAATGATCGGTACATTCTACCGTTCTGCAGGACCTGGCAAACCGTCTTTCATCAATGTTGGTGATGATATCAATACAGGTTCTGTATTATGTATCGTTGAAGCAATGAAATTATTCAACGAAATTGAATCTGAAGTTTCAGGTAAAATCGTTAAGATTTTGGTAGAAGATGCTCAACCTGTTGAGTTCGACCAACCATTATTCTTAGTTGAGCCTAAATAATTTACAATTGCGTAAATGAATATATGTAGCCTCCAAAGGGCTACATTTTTTTGCAAACTTCATAATTCAAGACAATGTTCAAAAAAATATTAATTGCTAATAGAGGAGAGATTGCCCTGCGCATTATCCGTACCTGTCGTGAAATGGGTATCAAAAGTGTTGCAGTATATTCTACTGCTGACCGAGATAGCCTACACGTAAGATTTGCGGATGAAGCCGTTTGTATTGGTCCTCCTCCAAGTAGAGATTCTTACTTAAACATTCCGAATATTATTTCTGCTGCCGAACTGACAAATGCTGATGCTATCCATCCAGGATATGGCTTCTTATCCGAAAATGCGCGCTTTTCAGCGATATGTGCAGAGTATGGCATTAAATTTATTGGTGCTACAGCCGAACAGATCGAGAAAATGGGTGATAAATCGCGTGCTAAGGATACCATGAAAAAAGCTGGTGTTCCTACAGTGCCCGGGTCAGAAGGTTTGATCTCAAATGTAAAAGAAGGCATTTCATTAGCCAATGAAATCGGTTATCCTGTTATCATCAAAGCAACTGCTGGTGGCGGTGGTCGTGGGATGCGTATCATTTGGAAAGATGAAGAATTCGAACCGGCTTGGGATTCTGCACGTGTTGAATCAGCGGCAGCTTTCGGTAATGATGGAATCTACCTTGAAAAATATGTGGAAGAACCTCGTCATATTGAATTTCAGATTGTAGGTGATCAATTTGGCACTGTATGCCACCTATCTGAACGTGACTGTTCAATTCAACGCCGGCACCAAAAACTGATCGAAGAATCTCCATCTCCATTTATGACTCCTGAGTTGAGAGCAGAAATGGGTGAAGCTGCTGTGAAAGGTGCCAAAGCGGTGAACTATGAGGGCGCAGGTACGATCGAATTCTTAGTTGACAAACATCGTAACTTCTACTTTATGGAAATGAATACCCGTATCCAGGTAGAACATCCAGTAACGGAAGAAGTCATCAACTTTGATTTGATCAAAGAACAGATTAAAGTGGCAGCGGGAATTCCGATCTCGGGAAAAAATTATGAACCGCAGATGCATGCCATTGAATGTCGTATCAATGCAGAAGATCCTTTTAATAACTTCCGCCCTTCTCCAGGTAAGATCACGAACTTTCACTCACCAGGTGGGCATGGAGTACGTGTAGATACCCATGTATATTCAGGATACACGATTCCGCCTAATTACGATTCGATGATTGCGAAATTAATCACTGTGGCACAAACACGTGAGGAAGCAATCAGCACGATGGAACGAGCACTAAGCGAATTTGTCATCGAAGGGATCAAAACAACCATCCCTTTGCACTTAAGATTGATGCGTGATCCTAACTTTAGAGCAGGTAATTTCACGACGAAGTTTATGGAAACTTTCGATCTAACTGAATATCCTGTAGAAGATTAAATAAAATTATCTTTACACACATAAAAAATACCATTCTTTACAATAAGAATGGTATTTTTGTTTTCAAACAATTTTTATGAGTACACCTAATTCGAAAGATCTTATACAAGCTATTAAAGATAAAGGGAAGAACATAGAAGCAGAGATGTCGTTCTTTGACCACCTTGAGGTTTTAAGATGGCATTTGGTCCGTTCAGCAATTGCGATCTGTATCTTTGCAGGTATTGCTTTTACATTCTATGATTTCGTATTCAACGATATCATCATGGGGCCAAAAAATCTAAATTTTTGGACCTATCGCATGATGTGTAAAGCAGCCGACGCTTTCAATCTGGCAGACTTTTGTGTAAAAAAAATTCCTTTTAATATCATCAATACCGAACTAGCAGGTCAATTTATGCTTCAGATAAACTCCTGTTTATTGATGGCTTTGATGATGGGTTTCCCTTATCTCCTTTTTGAAATTTGGTTATTTGTAAAACCAGCATTAACAGACGTAGAAAGACGGTCTGCCCGTGGGTTTGTATTCTATGCTTCGCTATTGTTTATTTTAGGGGCGCTCTTCGGATACTACATCGTTGTACCATTGTCCATCAACTTTCTAGCAAATGTATCGTTAAGTGATGAAATCGTCAACCAGATTACCATTGATAATTACCTTTCGACCATTTCAACTTTAACGTTGGGCTGTGGTATTGTTTTCCTACTTCCGATACTGGTATTTATTCTCTCTAAAATCGGTATTATGACTCCAGAATTTATGCGAGCCAGCCGTCGTTATGCAACAGTCATTATTTTAGTGATAGCAGCGGTTATAACACCTTCGGCAGATGTGATCACCATGCTCACAGTTGCGGCACCAATGTTCCTATTATATGAAATCAGTATTATGGTTTCTGCGGATGTTAAAAGAAAAAAATTAGCACAAGAAAAATAAAATAACAATAAAAATGAGCAGCGTAAAGAAAATTGCAATTGGAAGTGACCACGCGGGTTTTGAGTACAAAACAGCTTTGGTAAGCTTTTTGAAAGAACTGGGCTATGAAGTAACAGATTTTGGAACAAACTCTCCAGACTCAGTTGACTATCCAGATTTCGCACATCCGGTTGCATCAGCAGTGGAAAATAAAGAAGCAGATGCCGGAGTTTTAATTTGTGGCAGTGCAAATGGAGTTGCGATCACAGCCAATAAGCACCAAAATATTCGCGCTGCTATCTGTTGGTTGGAAGAAATCTCTGCTTTGGCCCGTCAGCATAATGATGCAAACGTAGTGTGTATACCAGCACGTTTTATCGATCTTGAGCTTGCTAAAAAGATTATCAATACATTTATAAACACAGCATTCGAAGGCGGACGTCACGCTAATCGGGTAGACAAAATCGCTTGCAGCTGTTAATAAATTAACATATTTTAAGATGCGGATGAGAGGTAAATGATACTTTTCATCCGCTTTTTTTTTTTATATTGTGCAGATACTGAACATACTCAGATCTATCTGCAAGTTGATAGCGGATGTAGAGCCAACTAAAAACTCAAGATAAAGCTTAAAAACTAGAAACAGTAAAAAATAAACAATGAAAAAAATATACAACCTGCTTTGGATCGCATGCTCGCTGATGAGCTGTGCTAAAGCACAGGACGTAAACAGTAAATATGCGGAGGAAATCACGGTAGAATCTACGCAAAAGCATCTGCGCACTTTAGCTTCTGTCGATTTTGAAGGCAGAGGAACGGGGCAAAAAGGAGGACGCCTAGCTGCGGAATATATAGCCAATGAATTTAAAAAGTATGGCCTTACTGCACCTGTCGATGGATCTTATTTCCAGCCCCTGCAGCTTATTCGAAACAGCTTCAAGGTAAAGCAATTTAGTATTAATGATAGACCTTTTCAACATGGCAAAGATATTTTTGTCATTGGCAACAATGAAAACAAGTTTTTCGAGGGTAATGAAATCGTTTTTATTGGCTATGGTATTGATGATCCCAAATATTCGGATATCGCTGGTATGGATCTCCACAATAAGATCGTTATGCTAATCAACGAGCATGAACCAACAGATGAAAAGGGTAATTCATGGATCAGCAAAACAAAGACTCCATCTAATTGGTCAACAACCAGAAATAAAAAAGTTAAGGAAATCCTTAAACACAATCCTAAGATGATATTGGCTATTAATAGTCAGTTATCTCAACTTTTGGAAGATGCCGGAGACCGAGCTACGGAAGGACGCTACAATTTAGCTATAGATCAACCCGCACCAGAGAAGTCGCCTATGATCCCTGTTGTCAATATTACTGATCATGCGGCCAACTATGTTTTGAATCTAGCGCGAACTAACCTTACCGCTATAGTTTCAAAGATTAATCGATCTGGACAACCAAGTTCTTTTGTTATTCCTACTAATTTTAAAGCGGAGTTTGGTACCAATGCCGCTACTTTGGCTGACCCAAATATTCTTGGTTACCTGGAAGGAACAGATAAAAAAGATGAAGTCGTGGTGATAGGAGGCCACTATGACCACGATGGAATAGATTCCAAAGGAAATATCTTCTTTGGGGCCGATGACAATGCCTCGGGCACAACAGCCGTCCTTGAGTTGGCACGTGTTTTTTCAAAAGCTAAATCCGCTGGAAATGGCCCTAGACGCAGTATTTTGTTCATTACCTACGCGGCAGAGGAAAAAGGACTATTAGGATCCAAATTTTATACCGAAAACCCAGTATTCCCATTGAAAAATACTGTAGCCTGCATAAATATTGACATGATTGGCCGTGTAGACGATAAGCATCTCAAAGGAAATCACAATTACATTCACGCAATTGGTTCAGATAAATTGAGTTCGGAATTGTATCAAATCAATAAGAGTGAGAATGAGACACATACGAAAATGGAGATCGACTACACCTACGACAATCCAAAGGATCCTATGCGCCTCTACTATCGCTCCGATCATTACAACTTTGCCAAGAAAGGTATACCCTCAGTCTTTTACTTTTCGGGCTTGCATCCGGATTATCACACGCCTGCAGATACCTATGACAAGATCGACTTCCCGTTGATGGTTAAACGTGAAAAGCTTGCATTCTACACGGCATGGGAAATTGCCAATCGGGAAAATCGGCTCGCTGTCGACACGAATAAAGAATAAAAGCGAAATATCCGATGTAATTAAAATTATTTTCCTGTATAAAAAAGCAGGTGAACGAAGGTTTACCTGCTTTTTTTTATACCTTAAAATGATCTTCAGAATAAACATTTTATCGGTAATTATTGTTAACTTTAATATAAAAAACAAGTATAATTTATGGCTTTTGTAGATTACTATAAAGTGCTCGGCACTGATAAGACAGCCTCAGCTGATGAGATCAAAAAAGCATATCGAAAACTAGCCCGTAAATACCATCCTGATGTCAACCCTAACGACAATGAGGCCAAACAAAGATTTCAGGAGATTAATGATGCGAATGAGGTGTTATCTGACCCTGAAAAGCGTAAAAAGTATGACCAATATGGTGAGCACTGGCAACACGGGGAAGAATATGAAAAAGCGCAACAGCAATACCGCCAATCCCAGTCGTCCGCAGGCAATCCGTTTGGAGGGAGTGCCAATCCATTTGGTGGAAACAGGGGCTCTCAAGAGTATACCGGAAACTTTGACGACGGCCAATTTTCTGATTTCTTTGAACAGATGTTCGGGAGCAGAAGTGGCGGCGGACGGCAAAGCACATTTCGTGGACAGGATTTTAATGCCGAACTCAGCTTATCTTTACAAGAGGCCTACACCACCCATGCACAAACATTTAATATCAACGGAAAAAATATCCGTATCACAATTCATGCGGGAGTCGAGGATGGCCAAAAAATCAAACTTAAAGGCTATGGAGGCGAGGGTATAAACGGCGGTCCAAAGGGAGATCTTTACATAACGATCAACATCGCGCCCGATGGTCGTTTTAAACGTCAGGGAAGCGACTTGTATACAACACTTGACATCGATCTCTACACTGCTATATTAGGCGGCGAGGCTATGCTAGATACATTCGGTGGAAAAGTGAAATTAAAAATAAAAGCTGAAAGTCAAAATGGTGCAAAAATGCGTCTTAAAGGAAAAGGATTTCCTGTGTATCGAAAAGATGGCGAATTTGGAGATCTATATGTTACATTAAATATACAAATGCCGAGCAATCTGACTGCCGAAGAAAAAACATTGTTTCAACAATTGAAGGATCTAAAGAAATAATATTATGGAAACGACACTCATAAGAGTCATAGACTTCTGCCAGTCCAGAAAGGTTGAAACAACTTTTTTGGAAACGATGGTTGAATATGGTCTCATACACATCGTCATTCAACAGGAAGAACAATATATCGATGAAGACGATCTTCAGAAACTGGAACGTTTTTCAAATCTCTACTACGAGCTTGAAGTGAATCCTGCCGGAATTCAGGTGGCCAGCCATTTATTGGACAAAGTGGAACAGCTTCAAAATGAAATCTTGCATTTAAAGAATAAATTAAAATCCTTGGAATACTGATCCAAGGATTTTAATTTATTCTTTAAAATTCGACATCTCGCTCTGTGTTTACTTTGGTCTGCCAAACAATTTTATCCTGCAAAGTTGTATACAGAATTTCATAATCTCCTTTACAGGTGACAAAGGATCCATAAAAATCATTGGGCTTCATGACGCGATAAACAACCAATTTTCTTTTTCCCTCAACCACACCATAGGCCTTCATTAACATGAAGCCTGTCTTATTTACCTTCTCTTCGGGAATTTTATAATCCAAATGGGAACGGCTAATGCCGTCATCTGGGCATAAAATTTCGGTACGGCTCGGTGTAAACTTATAACGATCGCGGTACATGGCCACATTCGACATGACAATGTCCTTAGCCCATGCGATGTCGGTAAAATCCTCGGGAACGAGAAAAATCAAAGAAACCATTTTTTCCTGCCAAAGTCGGCCGTTAACAGGGATTACAAAATGAAGCAACTTCTGCCTCTTAAACGGTGTGATGTTATAAAAATATCGCCCTTCTTTATGCTGTTCGCGTTGAAAATAACTTAGATTCAGCAGATGGTTTTTGTTTCCTTTTACATTTGGTGAATTGTTCACTATGGCAAGCATATCATAGCTATATTTCCCTTCCAAATGTCCAGAAAATAGCACGCTGTAAGCAGTGTCCGAATACCGCAAGTGGCGTAATACCTTGCGAAACCTACGCGCAACTTTATCGGCATTGATTGGACTACTATTGCCTTGCCAATTTTTGCTCTCCATAATATCATCTCCTATAAATACGGTGAGCTCTTTATTGAGATTAACAAAATATTCGTCTCCCTCAACAGCAAAACCATTAGGAACGACCTGATAAGATTTACATGAAGAGAGCGTCGCAAAGGCGATAATGATATAGAAGACTCGGATGATTATGGTGTGCATCATGTAATACTTGATGTTTTATTTTGCTAGATTAAGACGAATGGGCAATGTATAGGCAACTCGTACTGGTCTACCACCGACGAACGCCGGTTTCCATCGTTTTGCACTTTCCATGAGTTTCAACGTTGCTTCTTTGGTGCCATAACCAAGATCCTTTTTAACATTAATATGGGATAAACTACCATCTATTTCAACAATAAAATTGACTTCAATCATACCACTGACATTATGTTCCACAGCCTGTTTTGGAAACTGAAAATTATTGCCTATCCAAATCATAAATGACTGCATTCCCCCTTCTGGAGCTGGCTTCACTTCGACCCGATCAAAAGAAATAGTATCCAATTGTTCATTGAACTGTAGGTGGCTACGCTTTGTTTGTTTAGGCGGGTAGGTCTGATGATCGAATGCAGCCACCTGCTTAACACCTGACTCAACAGCTAAAACCATTCCTTTTGCCCTGCTCGTATTAAATATCATGGTTGAAGTAAGTACAACCAGGATGATCGGTAAGATAGATACATATAGCAGCTTATATTTACCCGCGGATTTATTCTTAAATAACATCATAATTCTCTTCTTTAAAAATGAATGATTTGAAAACTCATGTGTCAGCGGTAGCTGATCTACCTGTAATGCATGAGCAACCAACATTTCTGCATATGCTACTCTATCTGTCGAACAGATTTCATCTGCGATACATTCGTGCTGGAACTTTAACTCCTTTTGAAAGAAATATAAGATAGGATTAAACCAGTTGAAGATTTTCAATAGTTCTATTAAAAGCAAATCATACGAATGCCGCTGATCCACATGAACACGCTCATGAGATTCGATAGTGCTTCTATTCTTAATCGCTTCGCCAATGAAGACCTTATCGAAAAATGAAAAACTTAAATAGTCATGCTTCTGAGCTAACGTCTTTACCAACATTATTCCTCTCCAAATAAAAAAGCCCGCGCTAAAGGCAACACCAATCCAATACACGCAAGTCAAGATGTATATCAAATAAATAGGTTGCTCTTGCGGACCACCAATGGCGATATCCATATAGGTAATCAAATCTACATGCGGAATCTGATATTCGACCATCTCTATATTTGGCAATTCGATAAAGATTCCTATAGGAGCCAATAAGGAAAACAGGGCCATTCCAATCAAATAAATTCGATTCCATTGAAAAAAAGTCAGCCTTCTAAAAATCAGTTTATAGAGTACAAAACTGATAATCAATGAAATATTGACAATCAATAAATAAATCATAATCAAAAAGTTTATAAAGGT
The genomic region above belongs to Sphingobacterium zeae and contains:
- the rpiB gene encoding ribose 5-phosphate isomerase B, with product MSSVKKIAIGSDHAGFEYKTALVSFLKELGYEVTDFGTNSPDSVDYPDFAHPVASAVENKEADAGVLICGSANGVAITANKHQNIRAAICWLEEISALARQHNDANVVCIPARFIDLELAKKIINTFINTAFEGGRHANRVDKIACSC
- a CDS encoding beta-ketoacyl-ACP synthase III codes for the protein MSKIHAAITAVNGYVPDYILTNKELETMVDTNDEWIVSRTGIKERRILKGEGLATSDLAVPAVQGLLKKRGIAATDIDLIIFCTSTPDMLFPATANILADKIGATNAWGFDLQAACSGFLFGLNTATQFIIAGTHKKVLVVGADKMSSVINYQDRNTCILFGDGCGCVLLEPNEEGMGIQDAILKTDGSGGQFLNIKGGGSLNPASHATVDAGLHYAYQEGRTVFKFAVTNMADVAHEVMVKNNLKSEDIAWLVPHQANKRIIDATAERVGLPDEKVMVNIQKYGNTTSGTIPLCLWEWESQLKKGDNLILAAFGGGFTWGSIYLKWAY
- the tatC gene encoding twin-arginine translocase subunit TatC — encoded protein: MSTPNSKDLIQAIKDKGKNIEAEMSFFDHLEVLRWHLVRSAIAICIFAGIAFTFYDFVFNDIIMGPKNLNFWTYRMMCKAADAFNLADFCVKKIPFNIINTELAGQFMLQINSCLLMALMMGFPYLLFEIWLFVKPALTDVERRSARGFVFYASLLFILGALFGYYIVVPLSINFLANVSLSDEIVNQITIDNYLSTISTLTLGCGIVFLLPILVFILSKIGIMTPEFMRASRRYATVIILVIAAVITPSADVITMLTVAAPMFLLYEISIMVSADVKRKKLAQEK
- the plsX gene encoding phosphate acyltransferase PlsX yields the protein MKIGLDILGGDYAPKATITGAIEAQKQLTGDQKIVLFGKTEETKQLINQAGGNSSDFEYVEAPEIIAMGEHPTKAITQKPNSSIAKGFDYLKNKEIDSFASAGNTGAMLVGSMFSVKAIPGVLRPAIASIVPKLKSGFGILLDVGANADCKPEMLNQFAILGSVFAEHVFNVSNPKVGLLNIGEEEEKGNILTTSTYPLLKANDKINFIGNAEGRDLFSDHADVYVCDGFTGNVVLKLAESFYVVTLKKGFKDDFFDRFNYEQYGGSPILGVNAPVIIGHGISTPEAIKNMVLFSRDMIESKFIDSIRSIFN
- a CDS encoding epoxyqueuosine reductase QueH; protein product: MENKEFVREKLTLPGEGKKLLLHSCCAPCSGEVMEALIASDIDFTIYFYNPNIHPRKEYDLRKEENIRFAEKHHIPFIDADYDVDHWFDLAKGMEQEPERGIRCTMCFDMRFEKTAEYASANGFDVISSSLGISRWKNMEQINDCGLRAASRHEGMEYWTFNWRKKGGSARMLEVSKKEKFYMQEYCGCAYSLRDTNKWRMANGREKIELGKNYYE
- the accB gene encoding acetyl-CoA carboxylase biotin carboxyl carrier protein, coding for MGMDIKQIQDLIKFVSKSGVNEVSIEEQDFKITIKTNQEPTYVTASVPAVAPIAAPQVAQAAAQAPVASPAAPATNADANLITIKSPMIGTFYRSAGPGKPSFINVGDDINTGSVLCIVEAMKLFNEIESEVSGKIVKILVEDAQPVEFDQPLFLVEPK
- the rpmF gene encoding 50S ribosomal protein L32, whose protein sequence is MAHPKRKTSKSRRDKRRTHYKAEAPSLTVCKETGAVHLPHRAYTVDGNLYYNGKLIIENTAVV
- a CDS encoding YceD family protein; this encodes MKHLKQYRIPFSGLNAGKHNFEFDINKKFFDCYEHSIVKDGNLKAEVELQKQENLLILHFDIQGEILLTCDTCLKEFMSPISIQERILVKFTDEDWTDNTEEVLILSKSDHELDIAELLYEYINLAVPYIVKCEEQGEGIQCDPEMLALFTSEPESEEQKEEEIIDPRWEALRNIKNN
- the accC gene encoding acetyl-CoA carboxylase biotin carboxylase subunit; translation: MFKKILIANRGEIALRIIRTCREMGIKSVAVYSTADRDSLHVRFADEAVCIGPPPSRDSYLNIPNIISAAELTNADAIHPGYGFLSENARFSAICAEYGIKFIGATAEQIEKMGDKSRAKDTMKKAGVPTVPGSEGLISNVKEGISLANEIGYPVIIKATAGGGGRGMRIIWKDEEFEPAWDSARVESAAAFGNDGIYLEKYVEEPRHIEFQIVGDQFGTVCHLSERDCSIQRRHQKLIEESPSPFMTPELRAEMGEAAVKGAKAVNYEGAGTIEFLVDKHRNFYFMEMNTRIQVEHPVTEEVINFDLIKEQIKVAAGIPISGKNYEPQMHAIECRINAEDPFNNFRPSPGKITNFHSPGGHGVRVDTHVYSGYTIPPNYDSMIAKLITVAQTREEAISTMERALSEFVIEGIKTTIPLHLRLMRDPNFRAGNFTTKFMETFDLTEYPVED